A stretch of DNA from Synechococcus sp. PROS-9-1:
CTGCGGATCACGACATTCGTTTCGTGGAGGACAACTGGGAGTCCCCAACGCTTGGTGCCTGGGGTGTGGGTTGGGAGGTGTGGTTAGACGGCATGGAGGTCACCCAGTTCACCTACTTCCAGCAATGTGGTGGTATCGACTGCAAGCCCGTATCCATTGAGATCACCTACGGCTTAGAGCGCCTAGCGATGTACTTGCAGGATGTGGAAAGCATCTGGGATTTGAGCTGGAATGCTGAACGCAGCTATGGAGATATTTGGCTTCCTTTTGAGAAGGGGCAGTGTCAATTTAATTTTGAAGCGTCTAATCCTGATCGACTCAAACAGCTCTTTGCCATTTACGAGGCAGAAGCCGCTGATCTGATTGAACAACATTTGCCAGCTCCTGCTCTCGACTTTGTTTTGAAGTGCAGCCACACCTTCAATCTCTTGGAAGCCCGTGGGGTGATTTCGGTGACGGAACGTACCGCCACGATTGGACGGATTCGCAACCTGGCCAGAAAAGTGGCTGAGGCTTGGTTAGCCGAACGGGAGGCACTGGGGTTCCCGTTGCTGAAACCAACAGCGGCGGCGGTCGCAGATCGTTAGGACTCTGATTGATCAGGAAACCTGTAGTGATTTGATATCGCAGTGAATGTTTGGTGCCTCAATATTTAATCCTTCAGGATTCAATTAATCAATATTTCATCTATCGTTGCTTAATGGCTTGAATGAATGAAGGGTTCTGTTGGAATTAACCTAAGTTTTGCCTTGCTGATCCTGATTTGAATTAGGAAAACCTTTCGATGATGAGTTTTAGAGCATCGTCGCTCTTTCCAATTTCAAGGGGAATGCTTCAACCAGCTCGATGGCCCTGCGTGGATGAACGTTGCTCTTTGGCTGGTTCTATTAATGCTTGGCACTCAGCTTGGGGCGGCCTTATCCCAAGGGATTCAGCACTGGTGTGTGGTGTTGGTTGGTCTTGCTGCGGCTGTTCTGCTGACCTGCCGCCAGTTTGCATTTTCCAGCTGGAAGACGTTTGTTCTTGTTGTCGTGCTGTGTGGCTTGTTGCTGCGCTCGTCTATGGGGCAAGAGGCAACGCCCACACCCCTGGATCCAATTCAGTTTGTGCCAGGCGGTTCAGATCAGAAGTTGCTGGTGATTGAGGGCCGTGCTCTCGCTGATGCACCTGTTCGTAGGGGGCGCTGCCAAGCCCTGCTGCAGGTGAACCATCTTGCTGGTCAGGTTCTTGAAGGTCGCACCGAGCTGGTTGTGGAGCCGTGTCTTCAGATGTTGCCCAAAGGGGCCTCGGTAAGGGCTCAGGGTCAGCTCGTGACGCCTGCCGTTGCAACTCATCCCCTGCTTCCCAATCCAGCTAAACGCTTGGCGGCACGGGGGAGTTGGACCCAATTCCGCACCAAGCAAGTGGAGCTCATCCATCAAGATCACACGCCTCTGGCTGATGGGCGCCGGCAGATCGCCGCTCAATTTCAAGACTTAGCCGGAGAGCACTCAGGTGGCCTTTTGGCGGCGTTGGTGCTTGGGGGTGCCCAAGTTGAGCTCAGCTCGGAGCTGCGAGAGGCTTTTCGTGTGGCGGGTCTATCCCATGCCTTAGCAGCTTCTGGATTTCACCTTTCTGTGTTGTTGGGAGCCACGCTTGCGCTCACGCGCAGGGTTGGCATGCCCTTGCGCTTGGCGGCTGGAGTGGGCGCGATGGCTATTTTTCTTGCCCTGGCGGGCGGGCAGCCATCGGTTGTTCGCGCTGTGTTGATGGGAGCTGCCGCTCTCTTGATCCGAGAGCGGGGCTATCGCGCCCAACCCTTGGGCGTGCTGCTCAGCACATTGGTTTTGATGCTGTTGGTGAATCCTTCATGGGCACGATCGATTGGCTTCCAGCTCAGTGCCGCTGCAACGGCGGGTTTAGTGCTCAGTTCGCAGCCCTTAGAGCAGTGGTTCCTCAAACGTTGTTCTCAGCGGTCGATTCGGGTGTTGGCTCCTGCCCTAGCGGTGCCTATGGCGGCGCTGCTCTGGACTCTTCCCTTGCAGATCCTGCATTTTGGATCTGTGCCCTTGTATTCACTGGTCAGCAACTTGATCGCTGCACCTCTGCTGGCGCCGCTCACCCTTGCGGCGATGATCCTGGCGCTGCTCACGTTGATGCTGCCAACGGCGATCGCTGCACTGGTGATGCCGGTTTTGGTCTGGCCGGTGCAGCAGTTGGCGTCGTTGTTGATTGCTTTGGTGGGTTGGATGAGCGTGTGGCCCCATGCCCAGTTGCTCACGGGACATCCGCAGCCTTGGGTGGTGCTGCTTGTCATCCTGGCTCTGCTGCCTTGGGCCTTGCCATCACTGCAACGCTGGCGCTGGAGGGCTTTCCCTCTTCTGCTCTTGGCCACGCTGGTGCAAGCGAGTGTTCAGCTCAGCAATGACGTGATGTTGGTGCAGCAGTGGGGAAGGCAGTGGCTACTGGCCCGTCACCAAGGGCGAGCTGCGCTGATCAGCAGTCATGGAGATTTGCTCAGTTGTCAGTTGGCTAAGCAGCTTGGGCACGGTTACGGACACCGACGCTTGGATTGGGTTGTGGTGATGGATCCAGTGGCAAGTGATCACATCGATTGTTGGACGGAATTAGCGCATACCGTGCGGGCTGAGCATCATGGCCTGCCTCCATTGTTTCCAGGTCAACGTCTACAAAGCCCCGGGTTGATGCTTCGCCGGCTGCGAGGCCAAGACAGGCATTGGTCTTTGCGCGTGAATGGGCAATCCCATCCCCTCAAGCAATCAAGCGGTGGAGCTTTAAGATGGAAAAACGCTGGATAAGCGTTTGGAGAGGTGGCAGAGCCCGGTTGAATGCGCACGACTCGAAATCGTGTAGGGGTAACACCCTCGTGGGTTCGAATCCCACCCTCTCCGTTCTAAGCAAGTCCTGAAAGGTCTTCTGATGTCCCAAACCAGTTGTGGTGAGGGACTTTTTAGTGTCTGTGTATTTGTCTTAGTCCTTGCCAAGAGGGGAGCGCCCTCTTTTTTGCAAGTTCAGTTGGTTTCAGTAATCGATGCTGGGGCAGCACCCTTGCCTGACATCTCCTTGAGGGAGTCGGCAGCGCAGATTGCTGATAGAGCAATGGCGACAAGCGCGACGGTGTTGATGACCTTGAGGGTGACGGGCAGATGTTTGTTGACCATCTTGCGGACCTTTTTCATCAGAAAAGTTTGTAGTGAACATATTTATGGTGCGTCTCCTGTCAAGGCAATCCAAGCAGGAGCGGTCGTCAGGATTTCAGGAGGGAAGAAGCAGAGGTTCTGTGGAAGGACTTGCTGAGCAAGGGATGGAAGAAAGTTCCTCTTGCTTGGGGACTTGAATCACAAGAACCACAAGTAGGTGTTTGCCCTTACATCAGAGTTCGTCCTGGATGTATGACACTTTTCATGTCCAGAAGAAAGGACAGCACGCAAGGAGGAGGGTTGTGAAAGACCTTCCTTTTTTATGTTCTGCGGTTGTTGCCCGAACTCGCGCGACACGAAAGCATTTTGTTGCTCAAACCTCGTGAAATGGATTCTGTTGGGGTTTCAGGAGGTCCTGTGAATAGTGTTGGGGGAAATGCTGGGGGAATGCTTCATTCAGATGAAAAGTTCGTCCTAAATGGTCTCTATTAGTTCTATGAGGACCTCAACTGAAAGAACACCCTCTCCGTTTTAGATGAGTCCGAATAAGCGCTCTTTTGTCCCAAATCCTTGTCATGGTCTGAACCGTTGGGCGGTTATCCCTGCTGCAACGTGCCTCGATGGAACATTCCCAGTTCATAGGGTCTCTTGAGTTATTCCCTTCCTATGTCCGACGAGAACGCAAGCAAAGAAACCATCAGCACGAAGAAAAACTGCGCTGGTAAGAAGAACGCGATGCTTGCCTATGGCGTTATTCAGATTTCTGCCACTGTCCTCTCTGCTATCTCCTTGGCAGCAATCGCTCTTGGCTTCTGCGCTGTGAAGCAAGAGAGCAAGGTGTTTAACGGCTGTGTTGAAGAAGTCATTGCCGAGGGCAAGACCAATGCGCAGGCAGTTCGCTTTTGCAACGGCGGCAACTGAACGGATCGTTCTGCAAAACAGGACGAAACAACCTTTGAGGCACTCGCTTGGGGTGCTTACTAGGCTTTTGGTGTGAGGGGGAGACCTCTTCAGGCGTGGTTGCTTGTTTTGGTGGGTGGGGTCACGCCTACTGCCTCTCTCACACCTTTTTGCTGAGAACTGAACCAGGAGCGCCGCTAGCGGCCTGACTCTCGGGTGCTTGATGTCGTCCCAGATGGTCCCATGAAGTGTGTGAGTGGAAGTCATGACGCATCTCACTTTTGCCTCCTAATTCGCTTCAGGAAGTCCTTTTGGTTTTGGACCTCAACTGGAAGCTTGTCCTCTTCGTTTTCACTCGTTGGCAGGACAGCAAGGGTCGTTGTGATTTGAGCAACCTCTGTTCCAAGGAGTTCGCTGTAGTGAGAGATTGCAATCTCTAAGGATTGATAGCAGGCTAATAATCATTAATCCTCTTTTAGCCGAAAAGATTCTCTCTTCTGCGAGCAGCACTGAAAGGGGGAAAAAGGATTGGGGTAGAATTCGGAGGCATTCTGGTTGTTTCTTCAGGCCTTGCTACGGACCATAAAGCAAGATCGTTGCAAATTTATTTTTTTTTAGCACTGAGTCAACTGCGATTAGAGGTGTGATGAAGATGGGTCGTCCGTTTAAAGGTTTGTTTTTGCAGAAAACTGGTGCTCCCTTCTTTTTCTCATTTGTGACGTATACGCCACAGACGAAAGAGCAGATGATTGCCTGTGGAGACCTTGCTGAGGGAGAAGAGTTTTTGAGTCAGGTTGTTTGTGATTTCCTGTTGTTTGTCTCAGAAGGCATTCTTGGCCGAGCTTTAACGACTGATTTCCCAATTGCTTACGATGACGTCATTGTTGTTTCTTCTCGGCAGCGGGGAAATGGTGTTCAGCATGAATACCTGATTCAGATTATCGATCGCAGTTGGACTCACGAAGGTCAGACACTGCTTCTCGGTGACTTGGCTTTGGTTTTGTCGCATCCGCTTTGGGATGGTGCAATGTTAAGACGTGATTGATTGATGCTTGACCGGTTTGATTGGAAGGATCAAGACCTGATTTGATCGCTTTGAATTGCTGCTAGCAGGGTTGTTGTTTATGGTTCCTTTTGGATCTAGTTTTTATCTGATCGAAATCATCACATAAAATAGAAGCATTAATGCGGTAAACCCACCTAGCCAATATTTTACGACGATGAGCAGATGCTTTTCCAAATTGATTGCTTGGTTTGGGTTATTTAATGCGTTTGCCTGGTGAATTCCTTGATTGATTAAGAATGAAACAGGAGGACTAGCCCTTCGCTGACTTGGTGGAATTCACGCTCTTCCCGGCTTAGATCCAATCCAATCTCTAATCCTTCCTTCAAAGCATTTTCAAATGGTGGAGTGGAAGGTGGTGACGCGTCGATCGATAGCGCCGCGATTCCAATCGCAGTGGCGTGCCACCGAAAGCCCCCTGTTTCTCCAATGGTTGGTTCTTGGAGGGCTTCTTCGAGAAGGGCGCTGATGGACGTGTCGGTGGAAGGCATACCCCAGCTTCGGAATTCTTGCTCTTTGCCGCAATTGGCTGAGAGACTTCTTGACCTGTTTCTGTCAGCAAATGCTGTTATCAGTAGATGCGATGGGTGTGCGCAAGCGAGTTGAAATCAGCAGTTCTTCCTGTGCCGTTGCGGTGACTGGCCCTTTTATCCTTTTTGGCGTGCCCTGTTGCGGTTCAGTGGGTTGAGACTCAAGGGTCAATTGATGCAAGTCAGTCTGCGTCGTTCGCCGTTTCAGGCCGGAGGATCCAGGCTGAGTCGGCGCGCGACGAAGCGGCATCTCGAGTTGTTGTCAGCTCCTCCTTCCGTGCTCACGTCGGTGGCGCTGGTTCGAAAGCAGAGCAGGTTGGGGCGCACGCTGAAGCGAACTGGTGATATTTCCTTCTCTTTGCTGGCTTTGGGGCTTGGATCGCCGGCTTTTTTGTTGATCGCTGCCTTGGTGAGTCTTAGTTCGCCAGGACCTGTGTTCTATCTGCAGAAACGCGTTGGGCGTGGATATCGCCGTTTTGGCTGCATCAAATTCCGCACGATGCGCGCTGATGCCGATGCTGTTCTGCAACGGGTGTTGGCTGAGTCACCAGAAATGCGTGCTGAGTTTGAACGTGATTTCAAGCTCCGCCAAGACCCTCGCATTACTCCGATTGGTCGTTTCCTAAGGCGTTCGAGCCTGGATGAACTCCCTCAATTCCTAAATGTCCTCCGTGGTGAGATGAGCGTGGTGGGGCCACGGCCAATCGTGGATAAGGAGATGGAGCGCTATGGCCCCTTTATGGATGAGGTTTTGGCTGTGCGGCCTGGTTTAACCGGGTTGTGGCAGGTGAGCGGTCGCAACAATCTCAGCTATGCCAAGCGTGTGAGGCTTGATTTGGCCTATTCGAGAGGTCGTTCTTTCCTTCTGGATTTGGCGATCATCCTGCGCACATTTGGAGTGCTTTTGCTGCCCATGGATCGTGGTGCCTACTGAAGGAATGACCACCCAGCTGCCACCACCAACCAAGCACCTTCAAGTCTGAGGCCAAGGTTCAACAGTTTGCGCACTCCTGAAGCCGATGCCTTCTCGGATCGTCCGGAAAGCAGCGGTTTGTTGATCCAAGTGTTGCCATAGCGATTGAGCCCACCCATCTGCACATCGGCGCAGTGGGCAAAAATTGATTCCGAAAGTCCTGCGTTTGGAGATGGGTCAGGTTTCCCATCTGCGACGGCGGCACGCACTGTTGCTTGCCACTGGGTCAAGCTCAAGCTCACGAGTGGAAGTGTGATGAGCACCAACCGGCAGGGCAACCAGGTCAGGAGATCGTCGAGCCGGGCACCAGCCGTGCCGAGCCAACGCAGTCGGCCATGCTTGTAACCAAGCATCGAATCGAGGGTGCTGCTTGCTTTGAACGCCCATGCCAATGCCAGGGGGCCTGGAGCTTGGCTTAACCCCGCCTTCCACAGGCCTGCTCCGATCAGCATCCAAAACAAGGGGGCAAACAGTCCATCCACCGCATTTTCACTGGCTGTTTCTGCACTAGCCCTGAGGATGTCGTCTTGATTCAATTGGCTCACATCCCGGCCCACAATCCAACTCAGGCGATTCCTTGCTGTGGCGAGGTCGGGGAGGGCCTGAAGGACGGCCAGCACGCTCTCGCGAAGGCTGCGTGCGGCAAGAGAGCTCGACAGGGCAATCACGACTAGGAGTGCCGCTATGGGATGGGGCAACGGAGACTGCGGCAAGATCAGCCGCTCAAGCAGCCAGCCCGTTCCGCCGCTTCCCAACACCAAAACGAGCGTGATCAAGCCACCACCGGCGCGCAATCGAAAGGGCCGCTCTCCGGCCCAAGCTTCGATCCATTGACGTAGTCCAGTGATTACTCGACCCATGGCCACCACTGGATGGGGGCACCAGCGCGGATCGCCGACCAGCAGGTCAAGGCCTGCGGCGACGATCACCAGCAGAACGGGATCGCTCAGGCCGCCTTGAGCCAGCTGAACATCGAACGCAGACCTTTGCCAACTTTCTCGATCGGATGCTCGGCATCACGAGCGCGAACTTTATTCATCTCAGGTTTGCCGGCTGCGCATTCCGCAACGAAGTTCTTGGCAAAGGTTCCGTCTTGGATGTCGGAGAGGATCCTTTTCATCTCCGCTTTGGTGTCGGCGGTGATCAAACGCGGGCCACTCACGTAGTCGCCGTATTCCGCCGTATTGGAGATGGAGTCGCGCATGGAGGACAGACCACCCTTCACCATCAGGTCAACGATCAACTTGACTTCATGCAGGCACTCGAAATAAGCAAGCTCAGGCTGATAGCCGGCTTCCACAAGGGTTTCGAAGCCGGCTTTGACCAGCTCCGAGAGACCGCCGCAGAGCACAGCCTGTTCACCAAAGAGGTCGGTCTCGGTTTCTTCCTTGAAGTTGGTTTCGAGGATGCCCGCGCGTGTGCCGCCGATGCCTTTGGCGTAGGCCATGGCCAGCCCGCGCGCGTTCCCTGAAGCGTCCTGTTCGATTGCGAATAGGGCTGGAACCCCCTGACCGTTCTGGTACTCCCAGCGCACGGTGTGTCCGGGCCCTTTGGGAGCGATCATCAACACATCCACGTTGGCCGGTGGCTTGATCAGCTCAAAGCGAATGTTGAAGCCGTGCGCGAAACTTAAAACCTTGCCGGCGTTGAGGTGCGGTGCGATTTCTTTCTCGTAGACCTCTTTCTGAAACTCGTCGGGCAGCAGCACCATGATCCAGTCGGCCTTAGCGGAAGCATCCGCCACGCTCAACACTTCCAGGCCGTCGGCTTTGGCTTTCTCGGCTGAGCGGCTGCCGTCATAAAGACCAACAACTACATCTACGCCACTGTCTTTGAGGTTCAGGGCATGGGCATGACCCTGAGATCCATAACCGATGATGGCTACCGTCTTGCCGCTCAGAAGCGAGAGATCGGCGTCTGAGTCATAGAAAAGCTGAGCCATCCGGTCGGAACCTGCTGAGGACAATAGTGAAGTTTACGGATTGGCCGGATTGGCCCTCAAGCTTCGTTGGGGTGGGAAATCACCCGATCGATCAATCCGTAATCCTTGGCCTCAGCCGCACTCAGGAAATAATCCCGGTCGGTGTCCTTCTCGATTTTTTCAAAACTCTGCCCTGTCATATCGGCCATCGAGCGGTTGAGCATTTCCTTCATCCGCAGGATTTCCCTGGCTTCGATTTCGATGTCGCTCGCCTGCCGTTGTGCCGTGCCACCGAGAGGCTGGTGGATCATGATTCGGCTATGCGGTAAGGCCAAGCGCTTGCCTTTTGTGCCTGCCGTCAACAAGAAGGCACCCATCGATGCGGCCAGTCCTACGCAGATCGTGACGACGTCACTCTTCACGTATTGCATGGTGTCGTAGATCGCCAAACCAGCGGTGACAGATCCACCTGGGGAATTGATGTACAGGTAGATGGGCTTGCTGCTGTCTTCGGAATCGAGATAAAGCATCTGGGCGACGAGGCTGTTCGCAACTCCGTCATTCACATCAGAGCCGAGGAACAAAATCCTCTCAACGCCAAGGCGGGTGTAGATGTCGACCCAGCGCTCCATTTGGCTGCCGGGGAGGCGGTAGGGAACGCTGGGGGTACCGATCGGCATGGGTCCTTAGATGGGTTGAAGGAGATGAAAAAGATGGTCTGTTGAGATAGCCACGGCTGGTTCAACAGCTTTGGCGATTTCAACTACAAACGCAGTTGATGGTTGGATGCGTGATTAATCCGCTGCAGCCGGCAGGTCCTTGCGACTGTCCAGGACCCTGTCAATCAGGCCATAGGACACGGCTTCTTGAGGGGTGAGATAACTCATTCTGTCTGAATCTGCAGAGAGTTCTTCCACGCTGCGACCGGTGTTGGTCGAAAGAATTTCGAGCATGGCCCGCTTGTTGTGCAGCACCTCTTTGGCGCGGATCTGAATGTCAGTGGCCTGGCCGCGAGCGCCGCTGCGGGGCTGATGCAACACGATGGAGGCATGGGGTAGGGCCGCCCTTTGACCTTTGGTGCCAGCGGAAAGAATGACGGCAGCCGTTCCCATCGCCTGACCGATGCAAATCGTGTGCACAGGTGGCTTCACATAGCGAAGCGTGTCGCAGATG
This window harbors:
- the glyQ gene encoding glycine--tRNA ligase subunit alpha gives rise to the protein MHFQDIISTLNRFWGEQGCVLLQPYDTEKGAGTMSPHTVLRAIGPEPWAVAYPEPCRRPTDGRYGDNPNRAQHYFQYQVLIKPSPDGIQETYLASLAALGICAADHDIRFVEDNWESPTLGAWGVGWEVWLDGMEVTQFTYFQQCGGIDCKPVSIEITYGLERLAMYLQDVESIWDLSWNAERSYGDIWLPFEKGQCQFNFEASNPDRLKQLFAIYEAEAADLIEQHLPAPALDFVLKCSHTFNLLEARGVISVTERTATIGRIRNLARKVAEAWLAEREALGFPLLKPTAAAVADR
- a CDS encoding ComEC/Rec2 family competence protein, whose translation is MNVALWLVLLMLGTQLGAALSQGIQHWCVVLVGLAAAVLLTCRQFAFSSWKTFVLVVVLCGLLLRSSMGQEATPTPLDPIQFVPGGSDQKLLVIEGRALADAPVRRGRCQALLQVNHLAGQVLEGRTELVVEPCLQMLPKGASVRAQGQLVTPAVATHPLLPNPAKRLAARGSWTQFRTKQVELIHQDHTPLADGRRQIAAQFQDLAGEHSGGLLAALVLGGAQVELSSELREAFRVAGLSHALAASGFHLSVLLGATLALTRRVGMPLRLAAGVGAMAIFLALAGGQPSVVRAVLMGAAALLIRERGYRAQPLGVLLSTLVLMLLVNPSWARSIGFQLSAAATAGLVLSSQPLEQWFLKRCSQRSIRVLAPALAVPMAALLWTLPLQILHFGSVPLYSLVSNLIAAPLLAPLTLAAMILALLTLMLPTAIAALVMPVLVWPVQQLASLLIALVGWMSVWPHAQLLTGHPQPWVVLLVILALLPWALPSLQRWRWRAFPLLLLATLVQASVQLSNDVMLVQQWGRQWLLARHQGRAALISSHGDLLSCQLAKQLGHGYGHRRLDWVVVMDPVASDHIDCWTELAHTVRAEHHGLPPLFPGQRLQSPGLMLRRLRGQDRHWSLRVNGQSHPLKQSSGGALRWKNAG
- a CDS encoding sugar transferase, which codes for MQVSLRRSPFQAGGSRLSRRATKRHLELLSAPPSVLTSVALVRKQSRLGRTLKRTGDISFSLLALGLGSPAFLLIAALVSLSSPGPVFYLQKRVGRGYRRFGCIKFRTMRADADAVLQRVLAESPEMRAEFERDFKLRQDPRITPIGRFLRRSSLDELPQFLNVLRGEMSVVGPRPIVDKEMERYGPFMDEVLAVRPGLTGLWQVSGRNNLSYAKRVRLDLAYSRGRSFLLDLAIILRTFGVLLLPMDRGAY
- the cbiB gene encoding adenosylcobinamide-phosphate synthase CbiB; the protein is MIVAAGLDLLVGDPRWCPHPVVAMGRVITGLRQWIEAWAGERPFRLRAGGGLITLVLVLGSGGTGWLLERLILPQSPLPHPIAALLVVIALSSSLAARSLRESVLAVLQALPDLATARNRLSWIVGRDVSQLNQDDILRASAETASENAVDGLFAPLFWMLIGAGLWKAGLSQAPGPLALAWAFKASSTLDSMLGYKHGRLRWLGTAGARLDDLLTWLPCRLVLITLPLVSLSLTQWQATVRAAVADGKPDPSPNAGLSESIFAHCADVQMGGLNRYGNTWINKPLLSGRSEKASASGVRKLLNLGLRLEGAWLVVAAGWSFLQ
- the ilvC gene encoding ketol-acid reductoisomerase encodes the protein MAQLFYDSDADLSLLSGKTVAIIGYGSQGHAHALNLKDSGVDVVVGLYDGSRSAEKAKADGLEVLSVADASAKADWIMVLLPDEFQKEVYEKEIAPHLNAGKVLSFAHGFNIRFELIKPPANVDVLMIAPKGPGHTVRWEYQNGQGVPALFAIEQDASGNARGLAMAYAKGIGGTRAGILETNFKEETETDLFGEQAVLCGGLSELVKAGFETLVEAGYQPELAYFECLHEVKLIVDLMVKGGLSSMRDSISNTAEYGDYVSGPRLITADTKAEMKRILSDIQDGTFAKNFVAECAAGKPEMNKVRARDAEHPIEKVGKGLRSMFSWLKAA
- a CDS encoding ATP-dependent Clp protease proteolytic subunit codes for the protein MPIGTPSVPYRLPGSQMERWVDIYTRLGVERILFLGSDVNDGVANSLVAQMLYLDSEDSSKPIYLYINSPGGSVTAGLAIYDTMQYVKSDVVTICVGLAASMGAFLLTAGTKGKRLALPHSRIMIHQPLGGTAQRQASDIEIEAREILRMKEMLNRSMADMTGQSFEKIEKDTDRDYFLSAAEAKDYGLIDRVISHPNEA
- a CDS encoding ATP-dependent Clp protease proteolytic subunit; this translates as MTTSAPYYGDSGVMRTPPPDLPSLMLKERIVYLGLPLFSDGDTKRQLGLDVTELIIAQLLFLEFDNPDKPIYFYINSTGTSWYSGESIGFETEAFAICDTLRYVKPPVHTICIGQAMGTAAVILSAGTKGQRAALPHASIVLHQPRSGARGQATDIQIRAKEVLHNKRAMLEILSTNTGRSVEELSADSDRMSYLTPQEAVSYGLIDRVLDSRKDLPAAAD